A portion of the Apis mellifera strain DH4 linkage group LG6, Amel_HAv3.1, whole genome shotgun sequence genome contains these proteins:
- the LOC100578434 gene encoding sushi, von Willebrand factor type A, EGF and pentraxin domain-containing protein 1 isoform X1, which produces MISSIARIYTLICLLIYLLTTIAFFDGINRLDKLKETYFEAAEENEEWTSLLSFINKRSVDRHKLNASLENVENKFRKKADILSRILKTHIDLLRNETDKVELVFLVDSSGSVGSKNFHSELNFVKHVLSDFPVIPSATRIAIVTFGGRRHIRRNVDQISRTNENDNKCYLLNKQLTNISYTGGGTYTRGALLEAYRILEKARSNAKKAVFLITDGFSNGGDPRPAANLLKGAGATIFTFGIRTGNVDELHDIASSPKDTYSYFLDSFTEFEALIRRALHRDLKTGKYVPVTFPDNCNLLCRNISDVGNEKCCDNFATCACGTVTGHYACICPTGYFGSGFKDSCHPCPNGTYASGEISGDFTSMCISCPDVNHVTIKVPATSVEHCVCASGFTTDGNKCEVVTCPKLRLPENGYLVKASACSNVIHAACGIRCRIGFYLTGDSIRLCGKDGNWSGNEPKCLPKTCPALRVPAHGRIRCQNDEDHHLIKEDTTTYPIDTRCQFKCETGYQLRGSKIRNCLPLSQWDGLKATCKAIKCEPLKQVTNGEILPENCSGPGKVAFATNCTITCKKGFVLEGPHSRYCGGRSGVWTQRRTVNRCVDKTPPSITCPSDIIVENVSGKKYAYVNWTTPNVTDNVDKTPTLWSKPYISFPWRVKIGIRTVVYMAQDSSGNKAKCKFKVKVLDTEPPMIENCVDPPILFTDNGIGINNVSWDEPGFHDNSKTPVQVEQNYLPGENMFPIGVTQVVYNAIDKYENKASCVLNITIKDACEEIPKVLNGHSKCHSSSINETNECSIICNEGYGFATEESNLSIVEDILLLKCNRSISNWFEDSYIPDCSESTIPKTVSQEGSIILEGNETNVCDNLTTLRELSEYITADLRSILLDICGNDIECNLITFDPECEGNIPSSDTVYSNMLRKRRGFNYDNINKKSERDAKMKNKTKMRKKKEKIEIKFRFLGKIIDEYLDNPREGIQKLKEKLESLSKSGKLNLLNNKTNEEIAKLALNLHVIFKNFEEVCDPGSVLRKHNCVKCPLGTFFSSSNKKCQSCSFGEYQNLTGSLKCKRCPKHTSTKKVHSKYLRDCINLCRPGFYSRKKRYLNIGLALEPCLMCEIGFYQPEYGQTHCLSCPSGTTTKNRGTKSINDCLPFYKIETNICDSDSCLNGGKCVQEEDSFSCECPDYYVGSKCETFRNPCDSWPCLNEGICNVEIYTNSTILYTCTCKNGYSGSNCELYIDECIINPCQNNGTCISTENDYACECKNGFEGEFCEIVVDYCNSLPCMEGSTCRNINETWQCFCKPGFLGRYCDLLPCDWLPCNENSYCVNIEEENATRMSYRCECIDGYTGENCTTKIDHCQNHSCLNNGKCINNILNYTCMCPILFTGRHCEIELSSDYVIHFTKSGTTDYVSMKGPTKNLLKLTACLWLQSKNTFNYGTVLSYATYYYDNAFTLIDYNGLVIYLNGEKIITDIKVNDGHWHFVCFTWEAENGSWNIFIDGILRDNGIYLAKETSIEGNGTFVIGQEQDRIGGGFSELESFLGKLTLLDIWSTVLAAKDIKYLLNTCKKYHGDIIAWAQVQQHIHGDVTILNSPFCRGCPLPVVPFKGNINVSENASNITYYCDNGYVVRYHGKEYRSLKVKCLKQGQWEGYYTPICTRRKCGFPGYFPRGRIHGKSYLFGDEIHYSCLIGYELRGNPRRICNADGKWSGLPPVCIGKTCKNLLAPEHGDIDYVIEEYERDDLSILQVGQQIEFKCDLGYRLIGEKFLTCLESGVWDYERPTCVTYGCPIPKEIKNGYIISENSINLHETFITKLNLQSINDTFKKNYDFNDIVSYSCHPGYKFQNNHNLLNEFKLQCSENGTWIGFVPDCVPLNCPWPKNMNNGKLLFRARNNETIELLERKTVSTNTNAEISLEDDIIKENRNLIKQFVIGSEILIKCDVGYKLIGNKSKICTDNEEWSSTLSYCELQECPFLNHPLFQILNKEIDPNNHTIWKNGQNKILHNDTHENFKLFVEGYTYMKKIILSCNNNGKIKFNNKNIHNSISNLTWICNEHAKWQIIDTELNDTIIKILFNNGIDNICQTFMCALVTIPEYSYIVETNYTRTVNSTITFKCHQGYILEGNEKSVCFPNNTWSSIPFCKPVICDKPPKIANAVIIEDNIKIKNFTFGNIITYKCLPGYLMFGQSNVKCLANGKWSRIYSRCSKLSCNKPKLPFGATIRGRSYLYQDQLTYVCPGGKKLGLITCQANGYWSDPPNCNDN; this is translated from the exons ATGATCAGTTCAATCGCGAGAATATACACGTTAATTTGCttgttgatatatttattgactACGATTGCATTTTTCGATGGAATTAACCGACTTGATAAGTTGAAAGAAACGTATTTTGAAGCGGCTGAAGAGAATGAAGAATGGACATCACTTCTTAGCTTCATTAACAAAAGAAGTGTAGATCGGCATAAATTAAATGCCAGCTTGGAGAATGTTGAGAACAAGTTCAGGAAAAAAGCCGACATTTTATCGCGTATTTTAAAAACCCACATCGATCTTTTAAGAAACGAAACTGATAAG GTGGAATTAGTGTTTTTGGTCGATTCTTCAGGATCAGTTGGATCAAAGAATTTCCACagtgaattaaatttcgtaaaacATGTTTTGTCCGATTTTCCTGTGATTCCTTCTGCAACGAGAATCGCGATTGTGACGTTTGGTGGAAGAAGACACATCAGACGCAATGTCGATCAAATATCTCGCactaatgaaaatgataacaaATGTTATTTGTTGAATAAGCAATTAACTAACATTAGTTACACTGGTGGTGGAACATACACGCGTGGCGCGCTTTTAGAAGCTTAT agaaTTCTCGAGAAAGCCCGATCGAATGCAAAAAAAGCAGTGTTTCTTATAACCGATGGATTTAGCAACGGTGGTGATCCACGACCTGCGGCGAATCTTTTAAAAGGTGCTGGTGCAACGATATTCACTTTTGGAATAAGAACAGGAAATGTTGATGAATTGCATGACATAGCCAGTTCTCCTAAAGACACGTATAGTTATTTTCTCGATAGTTTCACGGAATTCGAGGCATTGATACGACGAGCTTTACATCGTG ATTTAAAAACGGGCAAATACGTACCAGTGACGTTTCCAGATAATTGTAATCTTTTATGCAGGAATATCAGTGATGTCGGGAACGAAAAGTGTTGCGATAATTTCGCGACTTGCGCCTGCGGTACTGTGACCGGTCATTACGCTTGCATTTGCCCCACAGGCTATTTTGGTTCCGGTTTCAAAGATTCTTGCCATC cttgcCCAAATGGTACGTACGCATCTGGAGAAATTTCTGGTGATTTTACGTCAATGTGCATATCGTGCCCTGACGTAAATCACGTGACTATAAAAGTACCTGCAACTTCAGTTGAACATTGTGTTTGTGCTTCCGGATTCACCACAGATGGAAATAAATGCGAgg TTGTAACATGCCCCAAATTGAGACTTCCTGAAAACGGATATTTGGTGAAAGCAAGCGCGTGCAGTAACGTTATCCATGCCGCTTGTGGTATAAGATGCAGAATCGGTTTCTATCTCACAGGTGACAGTATCCGCCTTTGCGGAAAGGATGGTAACTGGTCTGGAAACGAGCCGAAATGTTTGC CCAAGACTTGTCCGGCACTTCGAGTCCCTGCACATGGACGGATACGTTGTCAAAACGATGAAGATCATCATTTGATCAAAGAAGATACGACAACATATCCAATCGATACACGTTGCCAATTCAAATGTGAAACTGGTTATCAACTTCGCGGAAGTAAAATCCGCAATTGCTTACCTCTGTCCCAATGGGATGGTCTTAAGGCTACGTGTAAAG CAATAAAATGCGAACCTTTGAAGCAAGTTACAAATGGAGAAATTTTGCCCGAAAATTGTTCTGGTCCAGGAAAGGTTGCATTTGCAACCAATTGTACTATAACATGCAAAAAAGGTTTCGTGCTCGAGGGACCACATTCTAGATATTGCGGTGGTCGTTCTGGAGTCTGGACACAACGTCGAACTGTTAATCGTTGCGTAG ataaaacACCACCTTCGATAACTTGTCCATCCGACATTATCGTTGAAAACGTCTCAGGGAAGAAATACGCTTATGTAAATTGGACAACGCCAAATGTGACCGACAATGTGGATAAAACACCCACATTATGGAGCAAACCATACATTAGTTTTCCTTGGAGagtaaaaattggaatacgTACAGTGGTGTACATGGCGCAAGATTCATCCGGAAATAAagcaaaatgtaaatttaaagttaaagtTCTTG aTACTGAACCACCAATGATCGAGAATTGCGTAGATCCTCCGATTTTATTTACGGACAATggaattggaataaataacGTAAGTTGGGATGAGCCTGGTTTTCACGATAATTCCAAAACACCCGTACAAGTAGAGCAAAATTATCTTCCTGGTGAAAATATGTTTCCAATCGGTGTAACACAAGTGGTGTACAATGCTATTGATAAGTATGAGAATAAAGCATCTTGCGTGCTAAACATTACTATAAAAG ACGCCTGTGAAGAAATTCCAAAGGTGTTAAATGGTCATTCAAAGTGTCATTCATCATCGATAAATGAAACCAATGAGTGCTCTATAATTTGCAATGAGGGATATGGATTCGCAACTGAGGAATCAAATCTCAGCATTGtagaagatatattattattaaaatgtaatagaaGTATATCAAATTGGTTTGAAGATAGTTATATTCCTGATTGTTCAg AATCGACAATTCCTAAAACTGTATCCCAAGAAGGaagtattatattagaagGAAATGAAACTAATGTTTGCGATAATTTAACAACCCTTCGTGAA ctGAGTGAATATATTACTGCCGATTTAAGATCAATCTTACTCGACATTTGTGGAAATGATATCGAATGCAATCTTATTACGTTTGATCCTGAATGCGAAGGAAATATTCCATCATCGGATACAGTTTATTCCAATATGTTAAGAAAACGAAGAGGATTTAATTATgacaatattaacaaaaaatcagAACGAGATgccaaaatgaaaaacaaaacgaaaatgagaaagaaaaaagagaaaattgagattaaattcAGATTTTTAG GAAAAATAATCGACGAATATTTGGATAATCCACGAGAAGGTATacagaaattgaaagaaaaactgGAATCGTTGTCAAAATCTGGAAAGTTAaacttgttaaataataaaaccaaTGAAGAAATTGCGAAACTTGCGTTAAATTTACatgtgatttttaaaaattttgaggaAGTTTGTGATCCAGGAAGCGTCTTAAGGAAACACAATTGCG taaaatgcCCATTaggtacatttttttcttcctcgaataAAAAATGCCAATCATGTTCTTTTGgagaatatcaaaatttaactgGATCTTTAAAATGTAAACGTTGTCCTAAACATACTTCGACGAAAAAGGTTCATTCAAAATACTTACGAGATTGTATAA ACTTATGCAGGCCAGGATTTTATTCTCGAAAGAaacgttatttaaatataggaTTGGCTCTTGAACCTTGCCTTATGTGCGAAATTGGATTTTATCAACCAGAATATGGTCAAACACACTGTCTATCATGTCCATCTGGTACCACTACCAAAAATCGTGGAACTAAAAGTATAAATGATTGTCTACCGTTTTACAAAATCGAAACTAATATTTGCGACTCAGACTCATGTTTAAATGGTGGAAAATGTGTACAAGAAGAGGATAGCTTTAGTTGCGAATGTCCTGACTATTACGttg gTTCTAAGTGCGAAACATTTCGAAATCCTTGTGACTCTTGGCCTTGTTTGAACGAAGGTATATGTAACGTGGAAATTTATACAAACAGTACAATATTATACACTTGTACGTGCAAAAATGGATATTCAGGTAGCAATTGCGAG CTATACATTGATGAATGTATCATTAATCCTTGCCAAAATAATGGCACATGTATAAGCACAGAAAATGATTACGCATGCGAATGTAAGAATGGTTTTGaag GAGAATTTTGCGAAATTGTTGTCGATTATTGTAATTCTTTACCATGTATGGAAGGATCAACTTGTCGCAATATTAACGAAACCTGGCAATGTTTTTGTAAACCTGGTTTTCTTGGTCGTTATTGTGATCTATTGCCTTGTGATTGGCTACCGTGcaatgaaaattcatattgTGTGAATATCGAGGAAGAAAATGCAACGAGAATGAGTTACAG ATGCGAATGTATTGATGGTTACACTGGAGAAAATTGTACTACAAAAATTGATCATTGTCAGAATCACTCGTGTTTAAACAAtggaaaatgtattaataatattttaaattacacatGCATGTGTCCTATTTTATTCACAGGACGTCATTGCGAGATCG AATTGTCATCCGATTATGTGATACATTTCACCAAATCGGGAACTACAGATTATGTCAGTATGAAAGGTCCTacgaaaaatttgttgaag ttaACTGCGTGTTTGTGGCTGCAATCGAAGAATACATTCAATTATGGCACTGTGTTATCGTATGCTACATATTATTACGATAATGCATTCACTTTGATCGATTATAATgg ATTAGTAATATATCTCAATGGCGAGAAAATAATAACTGATATTAAAGTAAATGATGGCCATTGGCATTTTGTTTGTTTCACTTGGGAAGCAGAAAATGGTTCttggaatatatttatcgatggaATTTTAAGAGACAATGGCATTTATTTAGCGAAAGAAACTTCCATCGAAg gtAATGGAACTTTTGTGATTGGACAAGAACAAGATCGTATTGGTGGAGGATTTTCAGAATTAGAATCCTTTTTGGGAAAATTGACGTTACTAGACATTTGGAGTACAGTTTTGGCAGCAaaagatatcaaatatttacttaatacCTGCAAGAAATATCATGGTGACATAATTGCGTGGGCACAAGTGCAACAACACATTCATGGTGACGTTaca ATATTAAACAGTCCATTTTGTCGTGGCTGTCCTTTACCAGTTGTACCATTTAAaggtaatataaatgttagtGAAAATGCATCGAATATCACTTATTATTGCGATAATGGTTACGTAGTTCGATATCATGGTAAAGAATACCGATCTTTGAAAGTAAAATGTCTCAAGCAAGGACAATGGGAAGGATATTATACACCTATTTGTACTA GAAGAAAATGCGGATTTCCGGGATATTTTCCACGAGGTCGCATACAtggtaaatcatatttattcggAGATGAAATACATTATTCTTGTTTAATTGGTTATGAACTTCGAGGAAATCCTCGTAGAATCTGTAACGCTGATGGAAAATGGAGTGGCTTACCCCCAGTTTGCATAG GAAaaacatgtaaaaatttacTGGCTCCAGAACACGGAGATATCGATTATGTGATAGAAGAATACGAAAGAGATGATCTTTCTATATTACAG GTAGGGCAacaaatcgaatttaaatgcGATCTTGGGTATCGCTTAAtaggtgaaaaatttttaacatgttTGGAATCTGGAGTATGGGATTATGAAAGACCTACTTGTGTAACTTATGGATGCCCAATACCAAAAGA gatTAAAAATGgttatataatttctgaaaattcgattaatctacatgaaacttttattacaaaacTTAATTTACAATCGATAAATGAtacattcaagaaaaattatgattttaatgatatcgTTAGTTATTCTTGCCATCCAGGATataaatttcagaataatcataatttgttaaatgaatttaaacttCAATGTTCAGAAAATGGTACTTGGATTGGATTTGTTCCTGACTGTGTGCCTTTAAATTGTCCTTGGCCCAAGAATATGAATAatggtaaattattatttagagcACGAAATAACGAAACTATTGaacttttagaaagaaaaacagtATCTACTAATACGAATGCAGAAATATCATTAGAAGATGATATTATCAAAGAAAAccgaaatttgataaaacaatTTGTCATTGgttctgaaatattaataaaatgtgatgtaggatataaattaatcggcaataaatctaaaatttgcaCAGATAATGAAGAATGGTCATCTACGTTATCGTATTGTGAACTTCAAGAATGtccatttttaaatcatcCACTTTTTCAAATccttaataaagaaatagatcCAAATAATCATACTATTTGGAAAAAtggtcaaaataaaatattacataatgaCACTCATGAAAACTTCAAGCTCTTTGTGGAAGGGTAtacttatatgaaaaaaattattcttagttGTAATaacaatggaaaaattaaatttaataataaaaatattcacaactctatttctaatttaacttGGATTTGTAATGAACATGCTAAATGGCAAATCATTGATACAGAATTAAATGAtactatcattaaaattttatttaataatggaatAGACAATATTTGTCAGACATTTATGTGTGCTTTAGTTACA attccagaatatagttatatagttGAGACAAATTATACAAGAACTGTTAATAGTACAATTACATTCAAATGTCATCAAGGCTATATTCTTGAAGGGAATGAAAAATCAGTTTGCTTTCCAAATAATACATGGTCTTCTATTCCTTTTTGTAAAC ctgTAATATGTGATAAACCTCCAAAAATTGCAAATGCAGTGATAatagaagataatattaaaataaaaaattttacatttggtAATATAATTACGTATAAATGTTTACCTGGATATTTAATGTTTGGTCAATCTAATGTGAAATGTCTTGCAAATGGAAAATGGTCTAGAATATATAGCAGATGTTCAA aacttTCGTGTAACAAACCAAAACTTCCATTTGGTGCAACAATTCGTGGTCGTTCTTATTTGTATCAAGATCAATTGACATATGTGTGTCCTGGTGGTAAAAAATTGGGATTAATCACATGTCAGGCCAATGGATATTGGAGTGATCCACCAAATTGCAATGATAATTAA